A genome region from Coprococcus phoceensis includes the following:
- a CDS encoding dicarboxylate/amino acid:cation symporter, with the protein MSKTEKKKVGLTTRIFISLILGAIAGVLLHYFVPSGQIRDDIIINGIFYVVGQGFIRLMQMLVAPLVFCSLVCGSMSIGDTKKLGQVGVKTMLFYLATTACAIALALSVANVIDPGIGLDISSIEAAKDVGSAEATNFADTLLNIIPTNPFSALANGEMLQIIVFALIVGIILAKLGDRVETVSNFFGQFNDIMMEMTMMVMAVAPIGVFCLIAKTFAGIGFDAFIPMLKYMLAVLVGLAMQCFIVYLGMLKIFTGLNPIIFIKNFFPVMAFAFSTATSNATIPLSIDALAKKMGVSKKISSFTVPLGATINMDGTAIMQGVAVVFVAQAFGIQLDMMDYMTVIGTATLASVGTAGVPGVGLITLTMVFNSVNLPVEGIALIMGIDRILDMTRTAVNITGDAVCTTIVAHQNKMLDREVFKNSVSKSNISGKE; encoded by the coding sequence ATGAGTAAAACAGAGAAGAAAAAGGTTGGATTGACCACACGTATTTTCATAAGTCTGATTCTTGGCGCGATTGCAGGTGTTCTTCTGCACTATTTTGTGCCGTCTGGGCAGATTCGAGATGACATTATTATCAATGGAATATTCTATGTAGTAGGACAAGGCTTCATTCGATTGATGCAGATGCTTGTCGCACCGCTTGTGTTTTGTTCGCTTGTCTGCGGAAGTATGTCTATCGGGGATACAAAAAAACTGGGACAGGTCGGCGTAAAAACAATGCTGTTTTACCTTGCTACAACTGCTTGTGCGATTGCGTTGGCGCTCTCGGTTGCCAATGTGATCGATCCGGGAATCGGGTTGGATATCTCATCCATTGAGGCGGCAAAAGATGTCGGAAGCGCAGAGGCAACCAATTTTGCAGATACGCTGCTAAACATCATTCCGACGAACCCATTTTCTGCACTTGCCAATGGTGAGATGCTGCAGATTATTGTATTCGCCCTAATTGTGGGAATTATTCTTGCAAAGCTCGGAGATCGGGTGGAGACTGTATCGAATTTCTTTGGTCAGTTCAATGACATTATGATGGAAATGACAATGATGGTTATGGCAGTTGCACCGATTGGTGTATTCTGCTTGATTGCAAAGACATTTGCGGGCATCGGATTTGATGCGTTTATCCCGATGTTAAAATATATGCTGGCAGTACTGGTTGGACTGGCGATGCAATGTTTTATCGTTTATCTTGGAATGCTTAAAATTTTTACTGGTTTGAATCCGATTATTTTTATCAAGAACTTCTTTCCGGTTATGGCGTTTGCTTTTTCGACAGCGACATCCAATGCAACGATTCCGTTGTCGATTGATGCGTTGGCAAAAAAGATGGGTGTATCCAAAAAAATCTCTTCTTTTACAGTGCCGCTTGGTGCGACCATCAATATGGATGGAACCGCGATCATGCAGGGAGTTGCAGTTGTGTTTGTCGCACAGGCATTTGGAATTCAGTTGGATATGATGGATTACATGACAGTCATCGGAACAGCAACGCTTGCATCAGTCGGAACAGCCGGTGTTCCAGGAGTTGGTCTGATTACGCTTACTATGGTATTTAATTCAGTGAATCTCCCGGTGGAGGGTATTGCCTTGATTATGGGAATTGACCGAATTCTGGATATGACAAGGACTGCAGTAAATATTACCGGGGATGCAGTCTGCACAACAATTGTGGCACATCAAAATAAGATGCTGGATCGTGAGGTGTTTAAAAACTCCGTTTCAAAATCAAATATATCAGGAAAGGAATAG
- a CDS encoding redoxin family protein — MNFSLDVSVPALTVFFQGLLSFFSPCVLPLIPLYIGYLSGGTGKRGADGKIHYQKSKVMIHTLCFVIGVSFAFFALGLGVSALGSFLNKNQMLFARIGGVIIVLFGFYQLGVFGNSRVLGKERRLPFHLDKLAMSPLTALIMGFTFSFAWTPCVGPALTSVLLMAASANTKVMGFMLIGVYTVGFVLPFLAVGLFTTTLLEFFKSHMNVVKYTVKVGGALMILMGVLMFTGKMNAFTGYLSGGTNANLESQEETEKESEDASEDKEENKEEESKETVVPAIDFTLKDQFGNEHTLSDYKGKTVFLNFWATWCGPCRSEMPDIQKLYETYETEGDNAVIILGVAAPGLGQEKDEAGIKAFLDESGYTYPTLMDTTGDLFSEYGISSFPTTFMIDREGNVFGYVSGALNEDMMKNIIEQTLEGKRK; from the coding sequence ATGAATTTTTCACTGGATGTCAGTGTTCCTGCATTAACTGTATTTTTTCAGGGACTCCTTAGTTTCTTCTCCCCATGTGTATTGCCGTTGATTCCGCTTTATATCGGCTATCTGTCAGGAGGTACAGGAAAACGGGGAGCGGATGGGAAAATACACTATCAAAAAAGCAAAGTAATGATTCATACGCTCTGCTTTGTCATAGGCGTCAGTTTTGCTTTTTTTGCGCTTGGTCTTGGGGTATCGGCACTTGGAAGTTTTTTAAATAAAAATCAGATGCTATTTGCCAGAATCGGTGGTGTTATTATTGTATTATTTGGGTTCTATCAGCTTGGCGTATTTGGAAACAGCCGTGTGCTTGGAAAAGAGCGCAGACTTCCATTTCATTTGGACAAGCTGGCGATGTCTCCGCTCACTGCATTGATCATGGGATTTACATTCAGCTTTGCGTGGACACCATGCGTGGGTCCGGCGCTTACCAGTGTTTTGTTAATGGCGGCGTCTGCAAACACAAAGGTTATGGGTTTTATGTTAATCGGCGTATACACGGTAGGATTTGTACTTCCATTTCTTGCCGTTGGTCTGTTCACAACAACGCTTTTGGAATTTTTTAAAAGTCATATGAATGTAGTCAAATACACGGTAAAAGTAGGTGGCGCGCTGATGATCCTGATGGGTGTTTTGATGTTTACCGGAAAAATGAATGCATTTACCGGCTACTTGTCCGGAGGCACAAATGCAAATTTAGAATCACAGGAAGAGACAGAGAAGGAATCAGAGGATGCGTCGGAAGACAAAGAAGAAAATAAGGAAGAGGAATCCAAAGAAACTGTCGTTCCGGCAATTGATTTTACACTGAAAGATCAGTTCGGAAATGAGCATACGCTTTCTGATTATAAAGGAAAGACTGTATTTTTGAACTTTTGGGCTACCTGGTGTGGACCGTGCCGAAGCGAGATGCCGGATATTCAAAAGCTTTATGAGACCTATGAGACGGAAGGGGACAATGCTGTCATCATTCTAGGTGTAGCTGCACCCGGACTAGGCCAGGAAAAAGATGAAGCAGGCATTAAAGCATTTTTAGATGAAAGTGGTTATACGTATCCGACACTTATGGATACAACCGGAGATCTTTTCTCGGAATATGGGATTTCCTCTTTCCCTACTACGTTTATGATTGACCGAGAGGGGAATGTTTTTGGATATGTGAGTGGCGCTCTGAATGAAGATATGATGAAAAATATCATTGAGCAGACGCTGGAGGGAAAACGCAAATAG
- a CDS encoding phospho-N-acetylmuramoyl-pentapeptide-transferase codes for MMYQLFNNYLNTTQLIMTGILFTFFITFLALKFPLPFLPVDQGREFAINGKLSKGKIRGVGLTFVLCFIISSILFLPIDREYIIYLILLFCVMLSGYLDDAADTPWSDYKKGFIDLIISIVTMLTFVNYNTTVIHFFETELVIPKAVYVILGIILIWVSINVTNCSDGVDGLCASLCTVSLISFSLIFKDVLGMYTNANFLFVAVLLAYLYFNTSPSSMLMGDAGSRALGFYLAIITVKSGHPFLYILLAAVLIVDGGLGLVKIFLKRFLKISILKNTRTPIHDHLRKNHNWSDTQVVIRFIIIQVICSVLAFLLLV; via the coding sequence ATGATGTATCAATTATTTAACAACTATTTGAATACCACTCAGCTGATCATGACCGGTATTCTCTTTACGTTTTTCATTACATTTCTCGCGCTGAAGTTTCCACTTCCTTTTTTGCCGGTGGATCAGGGACGCGAGTTTGCAATCAACGGAAAACTTTCAAAAGGAAAGATTCGAGGCGTGGGATTGACTTTTGTACTCTGTTTTATCATCAGTAGTATATTGTTTCTGCCAATTGACCGTGAGTATATCATCTATCTGATATTACTTTTCTGCGTCATGCTAAGCGGATATCTGGATGATGCAGCGGACACCCCATGGAGTGATTACAAAAAGGGATTCATAGACCTGATCATCTCAATCGTGACTATGCTGACATTCGTAAATTATAATACTACGGTGATCCACTTTTTCGAGACAGAACTTGTCATTCCGAAAGCGGTGTATGTCATACTTGGAATTATTTTGATCTGGGTATCGATCAATGTGACAAACTGCTCTGACGGAGTGGACGGACTTTGCGCAAGTCTGTGTACTGTATCACTGATTTCTTTCAGTTTGATCTTTAAAGATGTACTTGGTATGTATACAAATGCAAACTTCTTATTTGTCGCAGTTTTACTTGCCTATTTGTATTTCAACACCTCTCCGAGCAGTATGCTTATGGGAGATGCCGGATCGCGTGCGCTTGGGTTTTATCTTGCAATCATCACAGTCAAATCAGGACATCCATTCCTTTACATCCTGCTGGCAGCAGTGTTAATTGTTGACGGTGGACTAGGACTTGTGAAGATATTTTTAAAACGTTTTTTAAAAATATCAATTTTAAAAAATACTCGTACTCCGATTCATGACCACTTGAGAAAAAATCACAACTGGTCTGATACGCAAGTCGTAATTCGATTTATTATCATCCAAGTGATTTGCTCTGTACTTGCATTTCTTTTGCTTGTATAA
- a CDS encoding double-cubane-cluster-containing anaerobic reductase yields MEIIKELPEVFEEFAEQRKNSFLAVKELKDKGVPVVGAYCTYFPQEIALAMGAATVGLCSTSDETISEAEKDLPKNLCPLIKSSYGFAKTDKCPFFYFSDVVVGETTCDGKKKMYEYMSEFKDVYLMELPNSQSEDALELWKKEIIKFKEYLEKKFNTTITEEQIRDAVKMNNAGRRSLKRLYEVMKHDPAPIKGHDLFKVLYGSTFKFDRSQIPAEVDALVAKINQEYAEGKMEEKKPRILVTGCPIGGATEKVIKAIEENGGIVVTYESCTGAKSIDKLVDEENPDIYDALARRYLNIGCSVMTPNPNRLELLGRLIDEYKVDGVVEMILQACHTYNVESLGIRRFVNEKKNIPYISVETDYSQADIGQLNTRIAAFIEML; encoded by the coding sequence ATGGAAATTATTAAAGAATTACCAGAAGTATTTGAGGAATTTGCAGAACAGAGAAAAAATTCATTTTTGGCAGTAAAAGAATTAAAAGACAAAGGTGTTCCGGTTGTGGGGGCTTATTGTACCTATTTTCCGCAGGAGATTGCACTTGCAATGGGCGCTGCAACAGTGGGATTATGTTCTACGTCTGACGAGACTATTTCAGAAGCAGAAAAAGATTTGCCGAAAAACTTATGTCCATTGATCAAATCCAGTTATGGTTTTGCAAAGACAGATAAATGTCCGTTCTTCTATTTTTCTGATGTTGTTGTCGGGGAGACAACCTGTGATGGGAAAAAGAAAATGTATGAATATATGTCAGAATTCAAAGATGTATACCTGATGGAACTTCCAAACTCGCAAAGTGAGGATGCATTAGAGCTTTGGAAGAAAGAGATTATCAAATTCAAAGAATATTTAGAGAAAAAATTCAACACTACGATTACAGAAGAGCAGATTCGTGATGCGGTGAAGATGAATAATGCAGGAAGACGTTCTTTAAAAAGGCTGTATGAAGTAATGAAACATGATCCGGCTCCGATCAAAGGTCATGATCTTTTTAAGGTATTGTATGGAAGTACATTCAAGTTTGACCGTTCTCAGATTCCGGCAGAAGTTGACGCACTTGTCGCTAAGATCAATCAGGAGTATGCAGAAGGGAAGATGGAAGAAAAGAAACCGCGTATTCTTGTGACCGGATGTCCAATTGGCGGAGCGACAGAAAAGGTCATCAAAGCAATCGAGGAGAATGGCGGAATCGTTGTTACATACGAAAGCTGTACAGGTGCAAAATCTATTGATAAGCTGGTAGATGAAGAGAATCCGGATATCTATGATGCTCTGGCAAGACGATATCTAAATATAGGATGTTCTGTGATGACACCGAATCCAAATCGTTTAGAGCTGCTCGGAAGACTGATTGATGAATACAAGGTAGACGGTGTTGTGGAGATGATATTGCAGGCCTGTCACACATATAATGTGGAGTCGCTTGGAATCCGCAGATTTGTAAACGAGAAAAAGAATATTCCATATATCAGCGTGGAGACAGATTACTCACAGGCAGATATTGGTCAATTGAATACAAGGATTGCAGCGTTTATTGAGATGCTGTAG